From Brassica oleracea var. oleracea cultivar TO1000 chromosome C3, BOL, whole genome shotgun sequence, a single genomic window includes:
- the LOC106331529 gene encoding tryptophan--tRNA ligase, chloroplastic/mitochondrial-like produces MAHATGLILSSSSRFARLGYSSRFLRHANPLPVPRFRCFCSDETPPSSSVKKRVVSGVQPTGSIHLGNYLGAIKNWVTLQDTYETLFFIVDLHAITLPYDVQELRKATRDTAALYLACGVDISKASVFVQSHVRAHVELMWLLSSSTPIGWLQKMTQFKEKSRKEGGENASVSLLTYPVLMAADILLYKSDFVPVGEDQKQHLELARDLAQRVNNLYGGRKWKKLGGRGGSIFKIPEPLIPQVGARVMSLTDGLSKMSKSAPSDQSRINLLDSKDLIADKIKRCKTDSFAGLEFDNAERPECNNLLSVYQIVSGKTKEEVMEECKDMSWGTFKPLLADAVIEHLSPIQVRYEEITAESAYLDKVLSEGADRATEIAESTIHNLKQAMGFYL; encoded by the exons ATGGCACACGCGACGGGTCTCATCCTCTCTTCCTCCTCCAG GTTCGCTCGTCTCGGCTACAGCAGCAGATTTCTCAGACACGCAAACCCTCTTCCCGTTCCTCGATTCCGATGCTTCTGCTCCGACGAGACTCCCCCTTCTTCTTCTGTAAA GAAACGTGTGGTCTCTGGAGTCCAGCCTACAGGTTCAATTCACCTCGGAAACTATCTCGGCGCTATCAAAAACTGGGTCACTCTTCAG GATACTTACGAGACGCTGTTTTTTATCGTTGACCTTCATGCG ATAACGCTGCCTTATGACGTGCAAGAACTGAGAAAGGCAACTAGGGATACCGCAGCGCTCTATCTAGCATGTGGTGTAGACATTTCTAAG GCTTCGGTGTTTGTGCAATCTCACGTCCGTGCTCATGTGGAGTTAATGTGGCTTTTGAGTTCATCCACACCTATCGGTTGGCTACAGAAAATGACCCAGTTCAAAGAGAAATCACGCAAGGAG GGGGGTGAGAATGCTTCTGTGTCTTTGTTAACTTATCCAGTTCTGATGGCTGCTGATATCCTCTTGTATAAG TCAGATTTTGTCCCTGTTGGTGAGGACCAGAAGCAGCACCTAGAACTTGCTCGCGACCTGGCACAGCGTGTGAATAACTTATATGGTGGAAGGAAGTGGAAGAAGCTTGGAGG GCGTGGTGGTTCTATCTTTAAG ATACCAGAACCACTCATACCACAAGTTGGAGCCAGGGTTATGTCTCTTACAGATGGTCTTTCCAAG ATGTCCAAGTCTGCACCTTCTGATCAGTCCCGGATCAATCTCCTTGACTCAAAAGAT TTGATTGCGGATAAGATAAAACGGTGCAAGACAGACTCATTTGCAGG CCTTGAATTTGACAATGCGGAGAGACCTGAATGCAACAATCTCCTCTCCGTATATCAGATTGTTTCAGGCAAGACAAAAGAG GAAGTGATGGAGGAATGCAAAGATATGAGCTGGGGCACATTTAAGCCTCTCCTTGCAGATGCTGTCATCGAGCATCTTAGTCCAATCCAG GTGCGTTATGAGGAGATAACAGCAGAGTCAGCGTATTTGGACAAAGTATTGTCAGAAGGTGCGGACAGAGCCACGGAGATAGCCGAATCCACAATTCACAATTTGAAACAAGCGATGGGTTTCTATTTATGA
- the LOC106328813 gene encoding protein REVEILLE 6-like isoform X1 produces the protein MHLYIHYILLSLPSSSSSFYTSFNFLVMVSRNPNPADGCFLDPKAMPVVPAIGPFAAVADAAETVSSGEDLSKKIRKPYTITKSRESWTEPEHDKFLEALQLFDRDWKKIEAFIGSKTVIQIRSHAQKYFLKVQKSGTGEHLPPPRPKRKAAHPYPQKAHKNAQPQVPGSFKSSAPEPIDPSSYMFRPESSSMLMTSPTTPAAAAAPWTNNVQTISFTPLPKAGAGANNNCSSSSENTPKPRSSRDTTEQANPGHSLRVLPDFAQVYSFIGSVFDPYASNHLQKLKKMDPIDVETVLLLMRNLSINLSSPDFEDHRRLLSAYDIGSEAATDPGGGSKTLNKDPPEIST, from the exons ATGCACCTATACATACACTACATATTATTATCTCTGCCGTCTTCCTCCTCTTCATTTTACACCTCTTTCAATTTTTTGGTCATGGTCTCTAGAAACCCGAATCCAGCAGACGGTTGTTTCTTGGATCCGAAGGCTATGCCCGTTGTTCCTGCGATTGGACCCTTCGCGGCGGTGGCGGATGCGGCGGAGACAGTCTCTTCGGGGGAGGATCTGAGCAAGAAGATTAGGAAGCCTTATACCATCACCAAGTCGAGGGAGAGCTGGACGGAGCCTGAGCACGACAAGTTCCTCGAAGCTCTCCAGCT GTTTGACAGAGACTGGAAGAAGATTGAAGCTTTTATTGGGTCAAAGACTGTTATTCAG ATACGAAGCCATGCGCAGAAGTATTTCCTCAAGGTACAAAAGAGTGGGACGGGCGAACATCTCCCTCCTCCTCGACCTAAAAGGAAAGCAGCTCATCCATATCCTCAGAAGGCTCACAAGAACG CTCAACCTCAAGTACCAGGTTCCTTCAAATCATCAGCACCTGAACCAATTGACCCGAGTAGTTATATGTTTAGGCCCGAGTCTTCTTCGATGCTGATGACTTCTCCAACCACCCCTGCTGCTGCTGCAGCTCCGTGGACTAATAACGTGCAGACAATTAGCTTCACGCCTCTGCCAAAAG CAGGAGCAGGAGCGAACAACAACTGTTCTAGTAGCTCTGAGAATACTCCAAAACCACGATCCAGCAGGGACACAACCGAGCAGGCGAATCCTGGCCATTCATTAAGAG TTTTACCGGACTTTGCCCAAGTTTACAGCTTCATCGGAAGTGTGTTTGACCCATATGCAAGTAATCATCTACAAAAGCTGAAGAAGATGGACCCCATCGATGTGGAAACG GTGCTACTATTGATGAGGAATCTATCCATCAACTTGTCTAGCCCTGATTTTGAGGATCAT AGACGGCTTCTCTCGGCTTATGATATCGGTTCTGAGGCAGCAACCGATCCTGGCGGAGGGAGTAAAACCTTGAATAAAGATCCACCCGAAATCTCTACTTGA
- the LOC106328813 gene encoding protein REVEILLE 6-like isoform X2, which translates to MHLYIHYILLSLPSSSSSFYTSFNFLVMVSRNPNPADGCFLDPKAMPVVPAIGPFAAVADAAETVSSGEDLSKKIRKPYTITKSRESWTEPEHDKFLEALQLFDRDWKKIEAFIGSKTVIQIRSHAQKYFLKVQKSGTGEHLPPPRPKRKAAHPYPQKAHKNAQPQVPGSFKSSAPEPIDPSSYMFRPESSSMLMTSPTTPAAAAAPWTNNVQTISFTPLPKGAGANNNCSSSSENTPKPRSSRDTTEQANPGHSLRVLPDFAQVYSFIGSVFDPYASNHLQKLKKMDPIDVETVLLLMRNLSINLSSPDFEDHRRLLSAYDIGSEAATDPGGGSKTLNKDPPEIST; encoded by the exons ATGCACCTATACATACACTACATATTATTATCTCTGCCGTCTTCCTCCTCTTCATTTTACACCTCTTTCAATTTTTTGGTCATGGTCTCTAGAAACCCGAATCCAGCAGACGGTTGTTTCTTGGATCCGAAGGCTATGCCCGTTGTTCCTGCGATTGGACCCTTCGCGGCGGTGGCGGATGCGGCGGAGACAGTCTCTTCGGGGGAGGATCTGAGCAAGAAGATTAGGAAGCCTTATACCATCACCAAGTCGAGGGAGAGCTGGACGGAGCCTGAGCACGACAAGTTCCTCGAAGCTCTCCAGCT GTTTGACAGAGACTGGAAGAAGATTGAAGCTTTTATTGGGTCAAAGACTGTTATTCAG ATACGAAGCCATGCGCAGAAGTATTTCCTCAAGGTACAAAAGAGTGGGACGGGCGAACATCTCCCTCCTCCTCGACCTAAAAGGAAAGCAGCTCATCCATATCCTCAGAAGGCTCACAAGAACG CTCAACCTCAAGTACCAGGTTCCTTCAAATCATCAGCACCTGAACCAATTGACCCGAGTAGTTATATGTTTAGGCCCGAGTCTTCTTCGATGCTGATGACTTCTCCAACCACCCCTGCTGCTGCTGCAGCTCCGTGGACTAATAACGTGCAGACAATTAGCTTCACGCCTCTGCCAAAAG GAGCAGGAGCGAACAACAACTGTTCTAGTAGCTCTGAGAATACTCCAAAACCACGATCCAGCAGGGACACAACCGAGCAGGCGAATCCTGGCCATTCATTAAGAG TTTTACCGGACTTTGCCCAAGTTTACAGCTTCATCGGAAGTGTGTTTGACCCATATGCAAGTAATCATCTACAAAAGCTGAAGAAGATGGACCCCATCGATGTGGAAACG GTGCTACTATTGATGAGGAATCTATCCATCAACTTGTCTAGCCCTGATTTTGAGGATCAT AGACGGCTTCTCTCGGCTTATGATATCGGTTCTGAGGCAGCAACCGATCCTGGCGGAGGGAGTAAAACCTTGAATAAAGATCCACCCGAAATCTCTACTTGA
- the LOC106331462 gene encoding 40S ribosomal protein S10-3-like: MIMSEENRREICKYLFKEGVLFAKKDFNLAKHPLIESVPNLQVIKLMQSFKSKEYVRETFAWMHYYWFLTNEGIEFLRTYLNLPSDVVPATLKKSAKPIGRPFGGGPPGDRPRGPRFEGGDRPRYGDRDGYRRGGEGEKGGAPADYQPSFQGSGGRPGFGRGAGGYSAAAPSGSGLP, translated from the exons ATG ATTATGTCAGAGGAAAACCGCAGAGAAATCTGCAAGTACCTTTTCAAAG AAGGAGTTTTGTTCGCGAAGAAAGACTTCAACCTAGCGAAGCACCCTTTGATTGAGTCGGTACCGAACCTGCAAGTGATCAAGCTGATGCAATCCTTCAAGTCCAAGGAGTACGTTAGGGAGACGTTCGCCTGGATGCATTACTATTGGTTTCTCACCAACGAAGGGATTGAGTTCTTGAGGACTTACCTCAACCTTCCTTCTGATGTTGTTCCCGCTACTCTGAAGAAGTCTGCTAAGCCCATTGGGCGTCCCTTTGGTGGTGGCCCACCTGGCGATCGCCCAAG AGGACCTAGGTTTGAAGGTGGAGACCGTCCTAGGTACGGTGACCGTGATGGGTACCGCCGTGGTGGTGAAGGTGAAAAGGGTGGAGCTCCAGCTGATTACCAGCCTTCTTTCCAG GGAAGTGGTGGTAGGCCTGGTTTTGGCCGTGGTGCTGGAGGTTACAGCGCGGCTGCACCATCTGGTTCAGGCTTGCCTTGA
- the LOC106333334 gene encoding transcription factor MYB82-like: MERKEEEMMSHVRRGLWKPEEDMILRNCVESHGEGNWADISRRSGLKRGGKSCRLRWKNYLRPNIKRGGMSPQEQDLIIRMHKLLGNRWSLIAGRLPGRTDNEVKNYWNTHLNKKSNSRKQNATESVEAPTDKPVMSTGVRDSHGDQGEGEEGTTNWMEESNCLAYDDHIGSPLPLISHYTDTFLFDPCFAFMDCFPLL; the protein is encoded by the exons ATGGAGAGAAAGGAAGAAGAAATGATGTCTCATGTGAGAAGAGGGTTGTGGAAACCTGAAGAAGACATGATATTGAGAAACTGTGTCGAGTCTCATGGAGAAGGAAACTGGGCAGACATCTCTCGTCGGTCAGGGTTGAAGAGAGGTGGCAAAAGCTGTAGGTTGAGATGGAAGAATTATCTAAGACCAAATATCAAAAGAGGAGGCATGTCACCTCAAGAACAAGACCTCATCATCCGCATGCATAAGCTTCTCGGAAACCG ATGGTCGTTGATCGCTGGTCGACTTCCGGGTCGGACTGACAACGAAGTCAAGAACTACTGGAATACACATTTGAACAAGAAGTCCAATTCCAGGAAACAGAACGCAACTGAGTCAGTGGAAGCTCCTACCGACAAGCCAGTTATGTCTACAGGAGTGAGAGATAGCCATGGAGATCAAGGAGAAGGAGAAGAAGGCACTACTAATTGGATGGAGGAGTCTAACTGTTTGGCTTATGACGACCACATAGGATCTCCCCTGCCTCTCATCTCTCATTACACAGACACTTTTTTGTTTGACCCATGTTTCGCCTTCATGGATTGCTTTCCTCTGCTTTAG